One Coffea arabica cultivar ET-39 chromosome 5e, Coffea Arabica ET-39 HiFi, whole genome shotgun sequence DNA segment encodes these proteins:
- the LOC113688139 gene encoding plant intracellular Ras-group-related LRR protein 6-like isoform X4, whose protein sequence is MDRVLKDARISGSLNLSNRSLREVPNEVYKSLDAIGEGEKWWEAVELQKLILAHNEIELLKEELRNLPLLSVLNVSHNKLTSLPASIGELHILKSLDVSFNLIENIPEEIVSAAALVKFDCSNNQLKDLPSSLGQCAALSELKASNNSISSLPDELANCSKLIKLEVEGNKLIMLPKEMIASCTMLTEINASKNMLSAMPDNIGSLSRLIRLDLHQNRISSIPSSINGCLSLLEFYMGNNDLSSLPAEIGALTKLGTFDLHSNKLKEYPVEACTLQLSVLDLSNNSLSGLPPEIGLMTTLRKLLLNGNPLRTLRSSLVNGPTAALLKFLRSRLPTDEGSAATATAKEDVITMAARMSFSSKEISLEGLGLNVVPSEAWKSSDIIKVNLSKNAIEELPVEFSSCISLEALILSKNKIKEWPGGILKSLPKFSCLKLDNNPLRQIASNAFQTTPKLQILDLSGNAGCLPEHPEFSSMPELQELYLRYLSSQQRL, encoded by the exons ATGGATCGAGTTCTTAAAGATGCAAGAATTTCAGGTTCTCTCAACCTTTCCAACCGTTCTCTCAG GGAGGTGCCCAATGAGGTGTACAAAAGCTTGGATGCGATTGGCGAGGGAGAAAAGTGGTGGGAG GCTGTAGAGCTACAGAAGTTGATTTTGGCTCATAATGAAATCGAATTGTTGAAAGAAGAACTTAGAAATTTGCCTTTGTTGTCTGTGCTGAATGTCAGCCACAATAAGCTTACCAGTCTTCCAGCATCTATTGGAGA GTTGCACATTTTGAAATCTTTGGATGTATCATTTAATTTGATAGAAAATATTCCAGAAGAAATTGTGTCGGCAGCAGCTTTGGTCAA GTTTGATTGTTCGAATAACCAGCTAAAGGATCTTCCGAGTTCCCTTGGACAATGTGCAGCTCTATCAGAACTTAAG GCATCAAACAACAGCATTTCCAGTTTGCCTGACGAATTAGCAAATTGTTCGAAATTAATAAAGTTGGAAGTAGAG GGAAATAAGCTAATAATGCTACCAAAGGAGATGATTGCATCATGCACAATGCTTACTGAGATCAATGCAT CAAAAAATATGTTGAGTGCCATGCCAGACAATATTGGAAGTCTTTCGCGCTTGATTCGCCTTGACCTCCATCAGAACA GAATTTCATCAATCCCATCATCAATAAACGGTTGCTTGTCATTATTGGAGTTCTATATGGG GAACAATGATCTCTCTTCATTGCCAGCTGAGATAGGGGCCCTCACCAAATTAGGGACATTTGATCTCCATTCAAATAAG TTGAAGGAGTATCCGGTGGAGGCTTGCACCTTGCAGCTTTCGGTTCTAGATCTATCAAATAATTCATTGTCTGGTTTGCCTCCTGAGATTG GTTTGATGACTACTTTACGGAAACTTTTACTGAATGGTAATCCGCTGCGAACTCTTCGCAG CTCATTGGTAAATGGACCTACTGCTGCCCTATTGAAGTTCTTACGAAGTAGACTTCCAACTGATGAAG GGTCTGCAGCTACTGCAACAGCAAAAGAGGATGTAATTACTATGGCAGCTCGGATGTCTTTTTCTTCGAAG GAAATTTCTTTGGAGGGGCTGGGTTTAAATGTCGTCCCATCAGAAGCATGGAAGTCAAGTGACATCATCAAAGTTAATTTGTCAAAGAATGCAATTGAAGAACTACCTGTTGAATTTTCCTCTTGCATTTCCCTTGAA GCTTTGATTCTATCTAAGAACAAGATAAAAGAGTGGCCTGGTGGAATCTTAAAATCCCTTCCGAAATTCTCATGCTTAAAGCTGGACAACAATCCTCTTAGACAG ATTGCATCAAATGCCTTTCAAACTACTCCAAAACTCCAAATACTGGATCTAAGTGGCAATGCTGGTTGTTTGCCAGAACATCCAGAATTTTCTAGCATGCCAGAGTTGCAGGAGCTTTATCTGAG ATATCTGTCTTCCCAGCAGAGATTATGA
- the LOC113688139 gene encoding plant intracellular Ras-group-related LRR protein 6-like isoform X2 has protein sequence MDRVLKDARISGSLNLSNRSLREVPNEVYKSLDAIGEGEKWWEAVELQKLILAHNEIELLKEELRNLPLLSVLNVSHNKLTSLPASIGELHILKSLDVSFNLIENIPEEIVSAAALVKFDCSNNQLKDLPSSLGQCAALSELKGNKLIMLPKEMIASCTMLTEINASKNMLSAMPDNIGSLSRLIRLDLHQNRISSIPSSINGCLSLLEFYMGNNDLSSLPAEIGALTKLGTFDLHSNKLKEYPVEACTLQLSVLDLSNNSLSGLPPEIGLMTTLRKLLLNGNPLRTLRSSLVNGPTAALLKFLRSRLPTDEGSAATATAKEDVITMAARMSFSSKEISLEGLGLNVVPSEAWKSSDIIKVNLSKNAIEELPVEFSSCISLEALILSKNKIKEWPGGILKSLPKFSCLKLDNNPLRQIASNAFQTTPKLQILDLSGNAGCLPEHPEFSSMPELQELYLRRMQISVFPAEIMSLKQLRTLDLSQNSLQHIPQGIKDMTRLTELDLSDNNISALPPELGLLEPSLQVLKLDGNPLRSIRRTILDRGTKAILKYLKERVAED, from the exons ATGGATCGAGTTCTTAAAGATGCAAGAATTTCAGGTTCTCTCAACCTTTCCAACCGTTCTCTCAG GGAGGTGCCCAATGAGGTGTACAAAAGCTTGGATGCGATTGGCGAGGGAGAAAAGTGGTGGGAG GCTGTAGAGCTACAGAAGTTGATTTTGGCTCATAATGAAATCGAATTGTTGAAAGAAGAACTTAGAAATTTGCCTTTGTTGTCTGTGCTGAATGTCAGCCACAATAAGCTTACCAGTCTTCCAGCATCTATTGGAGA GTTGCACATTTTGAAATCTTTGGATGTATCATTTAATTTGATAGAAAATATTCCAGAAGAAATTGTGTCGGCAGCAGCTTTGGTCAA GTTTGATTGTTCGAATAACCAGCTAAAGGATCTTCCGAGTTCCCTTGGACAATGTGCAGCTCTATCAGAACTTAAG GGAAATAAGCTAATAATGCTACCAAAGGAGATGATTGCATCATGCACAATGCTTACTGAGATCAATGCAT CAAAAAATATGTTGAGTGCCATGCCAGACAATATTGGAAGTCTTTCGCGCTTGATTCGCCTTGACCTCCATCAGAACA GAATTTCATCAATCCCATCATCAATAAACGGTTGCTTGTCATTATTGGAGTTCTATATGGG GAACAATGATCTCTCTTCATTGCCAGCTGAGATAGGGGCCCTCACCAAATTAGGGACATTTGATCTCCATTCAAATAAG TTGAAGGAGTATCCGGTGGAGGCTTGCACCTTGCAGCTTTCGGTTCTAGATCTATCAAATAATTCATTGTCTGGTTTGCCTCCTGAGATTG GTTTGATGACTACTTTACGGAAACTTTTACTGAATGGTAATCCGCTGCGAACTCTTCGCAG CTCATTGGTAAATGGACCTACTGCTGCCCTATTGAAGTTCTTACGAAGTAGACTTCCAACTGATGAAG GGTCTGCAGCTACTGCAACAGCAAAAGAGGATGTAATTACTATGGCAGCTCGGATGTCTTTTTCTTCGAAG GAAATTTCTTTGGAGGGGCTGGGTTTAAATGTCGTCCCATCAGAAGCATGGAAGTCAAGTGACATCATCAAAGTTAATTTGTCAAAGAATGCAATTGAAGAACTACCTGTTGAATTTTCCTCTTGCATTTCCCTTGAA GCTTTGATTCTATCTAAGAACAAGATAAAAGAGTGGCCTGGTGGAATCTTAAAATCCCTTCCGAAATTCTCATGCTTAAAGCTGGACAACAATCCTCTTAGACAG ATTGCATCAAATGCCTTTCAAACTACTCCAAAACTCCAAATACTGGATCTAAGTGGCAATGCTGGTTGTTTGCCAGAACATCCAGAATTTTCTAGCATGCCAGAGTTGCAGGAGCTTTATCTGAG AAGAATGCAGATATCTGTCTTCCCAGCAGAGATTATGAGCTTGAAGCAGCTGCGAACTCTTGATTTGAGCCAAAATTCTCTTCAACACATTCcgcag GGTATAAAAGATATGACTAGGCTTACAGAGCTCGACCTTTCAGACAATAACATTTCTGCACTTCCACCAGAACTG GGATTGCTTGAACCCAGCCTGCAGGTATTAAAACTCGACGGAAACCCATTAAGAAG CATCCGAAGGACAATTTTGGATCGAGGAACAAAAGCTATTCTGAAGTACCTAAAGGAAAGAGTCGCCGAGGACTAA
- the LOC113688139 gene encoding plant intracellular Ras-group-related LRR protein 6-like isoform X1, which yields MDRVLKDARISGSLNLSNRSLREVPNEVYKSLDAIGEGEKWWEAVELQKLILAHNEIELLKEELRNLPLLSVLNVSHNKLTSLPASIGELHILKSLDVSFNLIENIPEEIVSAAALVKFDCSNNQLKDLPSSLGQCAALSELKASNNSISSLPDELANCSKLIKLEVEGNKLIMLPKEMIASCTMLTEINASKNMLSAMPDNIGSLSRLIRLDLHQNRISSIPSSINGCLSLLEFYMGNNDLSSLPAEIGALTKLGTFDLHSNKLKEYPVEACTLQLSVLDLSNNSLSGLPPEIGLMTTLRKLLLNGNPLRTLRSSLVNGPTAALLKFLRSRLPTDEGSAATATAKEDVITMAARMSFSSKEISLEGLGLNVVPSEAWKSSDIIKVNLSKNAIEELPVEFSSCISLEALILSKNKIKEWPGGILKSLPKFSCLKLDNNPLRQIASNAFQTTPKLQILDLSGNAGCLPEHPEFSSMPELQELYLRRMQISVFPAEIMSLKQLRTLDLSQNSLQHIPQGIKDMTRLTELDLSDNNISALPPELGLLEPSLQVLKLDGNPLRSIRRTILDRGTKAILKYLKERVAED from the exons ATGGATCGAGTTCTTAAAGATGCAAGAATTTCAGGTTCTCTCAACCTTTCCAACCGTTCTCTCAG GGAGGTGCCCAATGAGGTGTACAAAAGCTTGGATGCGATTGGCGAGGGAGAAAAGTGGTGGGAG GCTGTAGAGCTACAGAAGTTGATTTTGGCTCATAATGAAATCGAATTGTTGAAAGAAGAACTTAGAAATTTGCCTTTGTTGTCTGTGCTGAATGTCAGCCACAATAAGCTTACCAGTCTTCCAGCATCTATTGGAGA GTTGCACATTTTGAAATCTTTGGATGTATCATTTAATTTGATAGAAAATATTCCAGAAGAAATTGTGTCGGCAGCAGCTTTGGTCAA GTTTGATTGTTCGAATAACCAGCTAAAGGATCTTCCGAGTTCCCTTGGACAATGTGCAGCTCTATCAGAACTTAAG GCATCAAACAACAGCATTTCCAGTTTGCCTGACGAATTAGCAAATTGTTCGAAATTAATAAAGTTGGAAGTAGAG GGAAATAAGCTAATAATGCTACCAAAGGAGATGATTGCATCATGCACAATGCTTACTGAGATCAATGCAT CAAAAAATATGTTGAGTGCCATGCCAGACAATATTGGAAGTCTTTCGCGCTTGATTCGCCTTGACCTCCATCAGAACA GAATTTCATCAATCCCATCATCAATAAACGGTTGCTTGTCATTATTGGAGTTCTATATGGG GAACAATGATCTCTCTTCATTGCCAGCTGAGATAGGGGCCCTCACCAAATTAGGGACATTTGATCTCCATTCAAATAAG TTGAAGGAGTATCCGGTGGAGGCTTGCACCTTGCAGCTTTCGGTTCTAGATCTATCAAATAATTCATTGTCTGGTTTGCCTCCTGAGATTG GTTTGATGACTACTTTACGGAAACTTTTACTGAATGGTAATCCGCTGCGAACTCTTCGCAG CTCATTGGTAAATGGACCTACTGCTGCCCTATTGAAGTTCTTACGAAGTAGACTTCCAACTGATGAAG GGTCTGCAGCTACTGCAACAGCAAAAGAGGATGTAATTACTATGGCAGCTCGGATGTCTTTTTCTTCGAAG GAAATTTCTTTGGAGGGGCTGGGTTTAAATGTCGTCCCATCAGAAGCATGGAAGTCAAGTGACATCATCAAAGTTAATTTGTCAAAGAATGCAATTGAAGAACTACCTGTTGAATTTTCCTCTTGCATTTCCCTTGAA GCTTTGATTCTATCTAAGAACAAGATAAAAGAGTGGCCTGGTGGAATCTTAAAATCCCTTCCGAAATTCTCATGCTTAAAGCTGGACAACAATCCTCTTAGACAG ATTGCATCAAATGCCTTTCAAACTACTCCAAAACTCCAAATACTGGATCTAAGTGGCAATGCTGGTTGTTTGCCAGAACATCCAGAATTTTCTAGCATGCCAGAGTTGCAGGAGCTTTATCTGAG AAGAATGCAGATATCTGTCTTCCCAGCAGAGATTATGAGCTTGAAGCAGCTGCGAACTCTTGATTTGAGCCAAAATTCTCTTCAACACATTCcgcag GGTATAAAAGATATGACTAGGCTTACAGAGCTCGACCTTTCAGACAATAACATTTCTGCACTTCCACCAGAACTG GGATTGCTTGAACCCAGCCTGCAGGTATTAAAACTCGACGGAAACCCATTAAGAAG CATCCGAAGGACAATTTTGGATCGAGGAACAAAAGCTATTCTGAAGTACCTAAAGGAAAGAGTCGCCGAGGACTAA
- the LOC113688139 gene encoding plant intracellular Ras-group-related LRR protein 6-like isoform X5 — MQEFQVLSTFPTVLSGRCPMRCTKAWMRLAREKSGGRFDCSNNQLKDLPSSLGQCAALSELKGNKLIMLPKEMIASCTMLTEINASKNMLSAMPDNIGSLSRLIRLDLHQNRISSIPSSINGCLSLLEFYMGNNDLSSLPAEIGALTKLGTFDLHSNKLKEYPVEACTLQLSVLDLSNNSLSGLPPEIGLMTTLRKLLLNGNPLRTLRSSLVNGPTAALLKFLRSRLPTDEGSAATATAKEDVITMAARMSFSSKEISLEGLGLNVVPSEAWKSSDIIKVNLSKNAIEELPVEFSSCISLEALILSKNKIKEWPGGILKSLPKFSCLKLDNNPLRQIASNAFQTTPKLQILDLSGNAGCLPEHPEFSSMPELQELYLRRMQISVFPAEIMSLKQLRTLDLSQNSLQHIPQGIKDMTRLTELDLSDNNISALPPELGLLEPSLQVLKLDGNPLRSIRRTILDRGTKAILKYLKERVAED, encoded by the exons ATGCAAGAATTTCAGGTTCTCTCAACCTTTCCAACCGTTCTCTCAG GGAGGTGCCCAATGAGGTGTACAAAAGCTTGGATGCGATTGGCGAGGGAGAAAAGTGGTGGGAG GTTTGATTGTTCGAATAACCAGCTAAAGGATCTTCCGAGTTCCCTTGGACAATGTGCAGCTCTATCAGAACTTAAG GGAAATAAGCTAATAATGCTACCAAAGGAGATGATTGCATCATGCACAATGCTTACTGAGATCAATGCAT CAAAAAATATGTTGAGTGCCATGCCAGACAATATTGGAAGTCTTTCGCGCTTGATTCGCCTTGACCTCCATCAGAACA GAATTTCATCAATCCCATCATCAATAAACGGTTGCTTGTCATTATTGGAGTTCTATATGGG GAACAATGATCTCTCTTCATTGCCAGCTGAGATAGGGGCCCTCACCAAATTAGGGACATTTGATCTCCATTCAAATAAG TTGAAGGAGTATCCGGTGGAGGCTTGCACCTTGCAGCTTTCGGTTCTAGATCTATCAAATAATTCATTGTCTGGTTTGCCTCCTGAGATTG GTTTGATGACTACTTTACGGAAACTTTTACTGAATGGTAATCCGCTGCGAACTCTTCGCAG CTCATTGGTAAATGGACCTACTGCTGCCCTATTGAAGTTCTTACGAAGTAGACTTCCAACTGATGAAG GGTCTGCAGCTACTGCAACAGCAAAAGAGGATGTAATTACTATGGCAGCTCGGATGTCTTTTTCTTCGAAG GAAATTTCTTTGGAGGGGCTGGGTTTAAATGTCGTCCCATCAGAAGCATGGAAGTCAAGTGACATCATCAAAGTTAATTTGTCAAAGAATGCAATTGAAGAACTACCTGTTGAATTTTCCTCTTGCATTTCCCTTGAA GCTTTGATTCTATCTAAGAACAAGATAAAAGAGTGGCCTGGTGGAATCTTAAAATCCCTTCCGAAATTCTCATGCTTAAAGCTGGACAACAATCCTCTTAGACAG ATTGCATCAAATGCCTTTCAAACTACTCCAAAACTCCAAATACTGGATCTAAGTGGCAATGCTGGTTGTTTGCCAGAACATCCAGAATTTTCTAGCATGCCAGAGTTGCAGGAGCTTTATCTGAG AAGAATGCAGATATCTGTCTTCCCAGCAGAGATTATGAGCTTGAAGCAGCTGCGAACTCTTGATTTGAGCCAAAATTCTCTTCAACACATTCcgcag GGTATAAAAGATATGACTAGGCTTACAGAGCTCGACCTTTCAGACAATAACATTTCTGCACTTCCACCAGAACTG GGATTGCTTGAACCCAGCCTGCAGGTATTAAAACTCGACGGAAACCCATTAAGAAG CATCCGAAGGACAATTTTGGATCGAGGAACAAAAGCTATTCTGAAGTACCTAAAGGAAAGAGTCGCCGAGGACTAA
- the LOC113688139 gene encoding plant intracellular Ras-group-related LRR protein 6-like isoform X3 has product MQEFQVLSTFPTVLSGRCPMRCTKAWMRLAREKSGGRFDCSNNQLKDLPSSLGQCAALSELKASNNSISSLPDELANCSKLIKLEVEGNKLIMLPKEMIASCTMLTEINASKNMLSAMPDNIGSLSRLIRLDLHQNRISSIPSSINGCLSLLEFYMGNNDLSSLPAEIGALTKLGTFDLHSNKLKEYPVEACTLQLSVLDLSNNSLSGLPPEIGLMTTLRKLLLNGNPLRTLRSSLVNGPTAALLKFLRSRLPTDEGSAATATAKEDVITMAARMSFSSKEISLEGLGLNVVPSEAWKSSDIIKVNLSKNAIEELPVEFSSCISLEALILSKNKIKEWPGGILKSLPKFSCLKLDNNPLRQIASNAFQTTPKLQILDLSGNAGCLPEHPEFSSMPELQELYLRRMQISVFPAEIMSLKQLRTLDLSQNSLQHIPQGIKDMTRLTELDLSDNNISALPPELGLLEPSLQVLKLDGNPLRSIRRTILDRGTKAILKYLKERVAED; this is encoded by the exons ATGCAAGAATTTCAGGTTCTCTCAACCTTTCCAACCGTTCTCTCAG GGAGGTGCCCAATGAGGTGTACAAAAGCTTGGATGCGATTGGCGAGGGAGAAAAGTGGTGGGAG GTTTGATTGTTCGAATAACCAGCTAAAGGATCTTCCGAGTTCCCTTGGACAATGTGCAGCTCTATCAGAACTTAAG GCATCAAACAACAGCATTTCCAGTTTGCCTGACGAATTAGCAAATTGTTCGAAATTAATAAAGTTGGAAGTAGAG GGAAATAAGCTAATAATGCTACCAAAGGAGATGATTGCATCATGCACAATGCTTACTGAGATCAATGCAT CAAAAAATATGTTGAGTGCCATGCCAGACAATATTGGAAGTCTTTCGCGCTTGATTCGCCTTGACCTCCATCAGAACA GAATTTCATCAATCCCATCATCAATAAACGGTTGCTTGTCATTATTGGAGTTCTATATGGG GAACAATGATCTCTCTTCATTGCCAGCTGAGATAGGGGCCCTCACCAAATTAGGGACATTTGATCTCCATTCAAATAAG TTGAAGGAGTATCCGGTGGAGGCTTGCACCTTGCAGCTTTCGGTTCTAGATCTATCAAATAATTCATTGTCTGGTTTGCCTCCTGAGATTG GTTTGATGACTACTTTACGGAAACTTTTACTGAATGGTAATCCGCTGCGAACTCTTCGCAG CTCATTGGTAAATGGACCTACTGCTGCCCTATTGAAGTTCTTACGAAGTAGACTTCCAACTGATGAAG GGTCTGCAGCTACTGCAACAGCAAAAGAGGATGTAATTACTATGGCAGCTCGGATGTCTTTTTCTTCGAAG GAAATTTCTTTGGAGGGGCTGGGTTTAAATGTCGTCCCATCAGAAGCATGGAAGTCAAGTGACATCATCAAAGTTAATTTGTCAAAGAATGCAATTGAAGAACTACCTGTTGAATTTTCCTCTTGCATTTCCCTTGAA GCTTTGATTCTATCTAAGAACAAGATAAAAGAGTGGCCTGGTGGAATCTTAAAATCCCTTCCGAAATTCTCATGCTTAAAGCTGGACAACAATCCTCTTAGACAG ATTGCATCAAATGCCTTTCAAACTACTCCAAAACTCCAAATACTGGATCTAAGTGGCAATGCTGGTTGTTTGCCAGAACATCCAGAATTTTCTAGCATGCCAGAGTTGCAGGAGCTTTATCTGAG AAGAATGCAGATATCTGTCTTCCCAGCAGAGATTATGAGCTTGAAGCAGCTGCGAACTCTTGATTTGAGCCAAAATTCTCTTCAACACATTCcgcag GGTATAAAAGATATGACTAGGCTTACAGAGCTCGACCTTTCAGACAATAACATTTCTGCACTTCCACCAGAACTG GGATTGCTTGAACCCAGCCTGCAGGTATTAAAACTCGACGGAAACCCATTAAGAAG CATCCGAAGGACAATTTTGGATCGAGGAACAAAAGCTATTCTGAAGTACCTAAAGGAAAGAGTCGCCGAGGACTAA
- the LOC113688139 gene encoding plant intracellular Ras-group-related LRR protein 6-like isoform X6, with protein sequence MDERFDCSNNQLKDLPSSLGQCAALSELKASNNSISSLPDELANCSKLIKLEVEGNKLIMLPKEMIASCTMLTEINASKNMLSAMPDNIGSLSRLIRLDLHQNRISSIPSSINGCLSLLEFYMGNNDLSSLPAEIGALTKLGTFDLHSNKLKEYPVEACTLQLSVLDLSNNSLSGLPPEIGLMTTLRKLLLNGNPLRTLRSSLVNGPTAALLKFLRSRLPTDEGSAATATAKEDVITMAARMSFSSKEISLEGLGLNVVPSEAWKSSDIIKVNLSKNAIEELPVEFSSCISLEALILSKNKIKEWPGGILKSLPKFSCLKLDNNPLRQIASNAFQTTPKLQILDLSGNAGCLPEHPEFSSMPELQELYLRRMQISVFPAEIMSLKQLRTLDLSQNSLQHIPQGIKDMTRLTELDLSDNNISALPPELGLLEPSLQVLKLDGNPLRSIRRTILDRGTKAILKYLKERVAED encoded by the exons ATGGATGAAAG GTTTGATTGTTCGAATAACCAGCTAAAGGATCTTCCGAGTTCCCTTGGACAATGTGCAGCTCTATCAGAACTTAAG GCATCAAACAACAGCATTTCCAGTTTGCCTGACGAATTAGCAAATTGTTCGAAATTAATAAAGTTGGAAGTAGAG GGAAATAAGCTAATAATGCTACCAAAGGAGATGATTGCATCATGCACAATGCTTACTGAGATCAATGCAT CAAAAAATATGTTGAGTGCCATGCCAGACAATATTGGAAGTCTTTCGCGCTTGATTCGCCTTGACCTCCATCAGAACA GAATTTCATCAATCCCATCATCAATAAACGGTTGCTTGTCATTATTGGAGTTCTATATGGG GAACAATGATCTCTCTTCATTGCCAGCTGAGATAGGGGCCCTCACCAAATTAGGGACATTTGATCTCCATTCAAATAAG TTGAAGGAGTATCCGGTGGAGGCTTGCACCTTGCAGCTTTCGGTTCTAGATCTATCAAATAATTCATTGTCTGGTTTGCCTCCTGAGATTG GTTTGATGACTACTTTACGGAAACTTTTACTGAATGGTAATCCGCTGCGAACTCTTCGCAG CTCATTGGTAAATGGACCTACTGCTGCCCTATTGAAGTTCTTACGAAGTAGACTTCCAACTGATGAAG GGTCTGCAGCTACTGCAACAGCAAAAGAGGATGTAATTACTATGGCAGCTCGGATGTCTTTTTCTTCGAAG GAAATTTCTTTGGAGGGGCTGGGTTTAAATGTCGTCCCATCAGAAGCATGGAAGTCAAGTGACATCATCAAAGTTAATTTGTCAAAGAATGCAATTGAAGAACTACCTGTTGAATTTTCCTCTTGCATTTCCCTTGAA GCTTTGATTCTATCTAAGAACAAGATAAAAGAGTGGCCTGGTGGAATCTTAAAATCCCTTCCGAAATTCTCATGCTTAAAGCTGGACAACAATCCTCTTAGACAG ATTGCATCAAATGCCTTTCAAACTACTCCAAAACTCCAAATACTGGATCTAAGTGGCAATGCTGGTTGTTTGCCAGAACATCCAGAATTTTCTAGCATGCCAGAGTTGCAGGAGCTTTATCTGAG AAGAATGCAGATATCTGTCTTCCCAGCAGAGATTATGAGCTTGAAGCAGCTGCGAACTCTTGATTTGAGCCAAAATTCTCTTCAACACATTCcgcag GGTATAAAAGATATGACTAGGCTTACAGAGCTCGACCTTTCAGACAATAACATTTCTGCACTTCCACCAGAACTG GGATTGCTTGAACCCAGCCTGCAGGTATTAAAACTCGACGGAAACCCATTAAGAAG CATCCGAAGGACAATTTTGGATCGAGGAACAAAAGCTATTCTGAAGTACCTAAAGGAAAGAGTCGCCGAGGACTAA